In the Sulfitobacter pacificus genome, one interval contains:
- a CDS encoding HAD family hydrolase — translation MRIAMWSGPRNLSTAMMYSFGARADFAVMDEPFYAAYLHRTGADHPMRDEILQAHETDPNKVSLDCKRTGTPHLYMKHMPHHMVEDFPMDWAEDCMHVHLIRHPARVIASYTAKREAPTLDDIGFVQQARLFDALGGIVIDSTDIRADPVKMLRKLCSAIDLPFDPAMLHWQPGPRAEDGIWAQHWYHAVHQSSGFAGAEGALPVLEPTMTKLLDQAMPFYEKMKENALV, via the coding sequence ATGCGTATCGCCATGTGGTCGGGCCCGCGAAACCTAAGCACAGCGATGATGTACAGCTTTGGCGCGCGGGCGGATTTTGCGGTCATGGATGAACCGTTTTACGCCGCCTATCTGCACAGGACCGGTGCGGATCATCCGATGCGTGATGAGATACTGCAAGCCCATGAAACAGACCCTAATAAAGTGAGTTTAGACTGCAAACGCACAGGCACGCCGCACCTTTATATGAAGCATATGCCGCACCATATGGTGGAGGATTTTCCCATGGATTGGGCAGAGGATTGTATGCATGTCCATTTGATCCGCCACCCTGCACGGGTGATTGCCAGCTATACGGCCAAACGCGAAGCGCCGACGTTAGATGACATTGGTTTTGTGCAACAGGCCCGCTTGTTCGATGCATTGGGAGGTATCGTGATCGACAGCACTGATATCCGTGCCGATCCAGTAAAGATGTTGCGAAAACTTTGTTCAGCGATTGATCTGCCGTTTGATCCCGCGATGTTGCACTGGCAGCCCGGACCACGGGCGGAAGACGGGATTTGGGCGCAGCATTGGTATCATGCCGTGCATCAAAGCAGCGGATTTGCCGGGGCAGAGGGGGCTTTGCCGGTGCTTGAACCAACAATGACCAAACTTCTGGATCAGGCGATGCCATTTTATGAAAAAATGAAAGAAAACGCACTGGTTTGA
- the msrA gene encoding peptide-methionine (S)-S-oxide reductase MsrA, whose amino-acid sequence MFNFSTFKSFALATFIALGVLAQTSTAKAAGTETLTVAGGCFWCVEADFESLRGVKEAVSGFAGGKTANPTYKQVTQGGTGHYEAVQIQFDPNVVSRDTLLALFFRSIDPTDAGGQFCDRGESYRSAIFADNATQKTAAEKAKSEAQAALGQKIVTPVLGASKFYPADEYHQDYYKSSERLAVTSVGLAVKKSVAYKRYRKGCGRDARVKQLWGSDAPFVN is encoded by the coding sequence ATGTTCAATTTCTCAACCTTCAAGTCATTCGCCCTGGCAACTTTCATCGCGTTGGGGGTTCTGGCGCAAACCAGTACCGCCAAAGCTGCCGGGACCGAAACACTGACCGTTGCAGGTGGATGTTTCTGGTGTGTAGAAGCCGATTTCGAATCCTTGCGTGGCGTAAAGGAAGCTGTTTCGGGCTTTGCGGGCGGGAAAACGGCCAATCCGACCTACAAACAGGTAACACAGGGTGGCACCGGCCATTACGAAGCGGTTCAGATCCAGTTTGATCCAAATGTGGTCAGCCGCGACACCCTGCTTGCACTGTTTTTCCGTTCGATTGATCCAACTGACGCAGGTGGGCAATTCTGTGACCGCGGTGAAAGCTATCGCAGCGCCATTTTTGCGGACAATGCCACCCAGAAAACCGCCGCTGAAAAAGCTAAATCAGAGGCACAGGCCGCATTAGGTCAGAAGATTGTAACACCCGTATTGGGTGCCAGCAAATTCTATCCCGCTGATGAATACCATCAGGATTATTACAAAAGCAGCGAGCGATTGGCGGTGACCTCTGTTGGTCTGGCGGTGAAGAAGTCGGTCGCCTACAAACGCTACCGCAAAGGCTGTGGGCGGGATGCGCGGGTCAAACAGCTTTGGGGTTCAGACGCCCCGTTTGTGAATTAG
- a CDS encoding ribokinase, translating to MIWNLGSINADNFYYLRHLPGPGETLAADRFQQGLGGKGANMSVAAARAAARVVHIGAVGDDGKWAVDRLLEYGVDTQHIARADVATGHANINVDADGENNIVLYAGANHAVTERMIGAALAEATPGDFLLMQNETNGQAYAAQTARTLGLRVVYAAAPFSAEAVQEVITHVDLLVLNEVEAAQLQASTGAELSALPVDDIVITLGGDGCKWVSNKAKTEESFPSFPVEVVDTTGAGDTFTGYLVAGLDRGFEMVKALDLALRAGALMVGRHGTADVIPDLKDVQDHDFS from the coding sequence ATGATCTGGAACCTCGGCTCGATCAATGCGGATAATTTCTATTATCTCCGCCATCTGCCCGGGCCGGGGGAGACGCTTGCCGCGGATAGGTTTCAACAGGGGCTAGGCGGCAAAGGGGCGAATATGTCCGTTGCTGCTGCCCGTGCGGCGGCACGTGTTGTACATATCGGCGCGGTTGGGGATGATGGCAAATGGGCCGTTGATCGCTTGTTGGAATATGGGGTTGATACCCAGCATATCGCCCGGGCCGATGTGGCAACGGGTCATGCGAACATCAATGTCGATGCGGATGGCGAAAACAATATCGTGCTTTATGCAGGTGCAAACCATGCTGTCACCGAACGGATGATTGGCGCGGCACTGGCCGAGGCAACGCCGGGTGATTTTCTGTTGATGCAGAATGAAACCAACGGTCAGGCATATGCCGCGCAAACGGCAAGGACATTGGGTTTGCGGGTGGTCTATGCGGCAGCCCCGTTTTCCGCAGAGGCTGTGCAAGAGGTGATCACCCATGTTGATCTGCTGGTTTTGAACGAGGTTGAGGCGGCCCAGCTGCAAGCCTCAACTGGTGCTGAGTTATCTGCGTTGCCGGTTGATGACATTGTCATCACCTTGGGCGGTGACGGGTGCAAATGGGTCTCTAACAAGGCGAAAACCGAAGAAAGCTTCCCATCGTTTCCTGTGGAGGTTGTGGATACAACAGGTGCTGGCGATACGTTTACCGGCTACCTTGTTGCAGGATTGGATCGCGGGTTCGAGATGGTCAAAGCGCTGGATCTGGCGTTGCGTGCTGGCGCGTTGATGGTCGGGCGGCATGGGACGGCAGATGTGATCCCGGATTTGAAAGATGTCCAGGATCACGATTTTTCCTAA
- a CDS encoding NADP-dependent malic enzyme — MTRNRITDEEALAFHLEPSPGKFEISATVPMTTQRDLSLAYSPGVAVPCEAIAQNPELAYDYTNKGNLVAVISNGTAVLGLGNLGALASKPVMEGKSVLFKRFADVNSIDIELDTEDTEAFISAVKLMGPTFGGINLEDIKAPECFIIEQRLKEEMDIPVFHDDQHGTAVICAAGLINALHISGKKIEDVRIVLNGAGAAGIACLELLKAMGAQHNNCIMCDTKGVIYQGRTEGMNQWKSAHAANTELRSLEEAMKGADVFLGVSVKGAVTPDMVASMADNPVIFAMANPDPEITPEEAHAVRMDAIVATGRSDYPNQVNNVLGFPYLFRGALDINARAINDEMKIACAHALANLAREDVPDEVAVAYGKTLTFGRDYIIPTPFDPRLIWRIPPAVARAGMDTGAARRPIIDMDAYELNLKSRMDPTANILRGINARARTAQARMIFAEGDDPRVLRAAVTYQRSGLGKALVVGRPDDVKQKLEDAGMSDAVRELEVVNAANTKHLDTYKNFLYGRLQRRGHDSKDIHRLAARDRHVFGALMLAHGHGDGLVTGATRKSAHVLERINHVFDANAKHGAAGITALMHKGRIVFIADTLVHEWPDENDLANIAESGAAVARHMGLEPRVAFVSFSTFGYPVSERAEKMHLAPQVLDERGVNFEYEGEMTVDVALNVAAQKQYPFSRLTGPANILVVPARHSASISVKLMQEMAGATVIGPILTGLDKSIQLCSTAATANDILNMAILSACKVGG, encoded by the coding sequence GTGACCAGAAACAGAATTACCGACGAAGAGGCGCTTGCCTTTCATCTTGAACCATCTCCCGGCAAGTTCGAAATTTCCGCGACCGTGCCGATGACGACGCAGCGCGACCTTTCCCTGGCCTATTCGCCCGGGGTTGCGGTGCCCTGCGAAGCGATCGCGCAAAACCCTGAACTGGCCTATGACTACACCAACAAGGGCAACCTTGTTGCGGTGATTTCAAACGGTACAGCGGTGCTGGGTCTGGGCAATCTGGGCGCGCTGGCCTCCAAGCCGGTGATGGAAGGTAAATCGGTCCTGTTCAAACGGTTTGCTGATGTGAACTCTATCGATATCGAGCTGGACACTGAAGATACCGAAGCCTTTATCAGCGCGGTTAAGCTGATGGGCCCTACATTCGGTGGGATCAACCTTGAGGACATCAAAGCGCCTGAATGTTTTATCATTGAACAGCGCTTGAAGGAAGAAATGGACATTCCGGTGTTCCATGATGATCAGCATGGCACAGCGGTGATCTGTGCCGCCGGGTTGATCAACGCGTTGCATATTTCGGGAAAGAAAATCGAGGATGTACGCATTGTCCTGAACGGTGCGGGCGCTGCGGGCATTGCCTGCCTTGAGCTGCTCAAGGCGATGGGTGCCCAGCACAACAATTGCATCATGTGCGATACCAAAGGTGTGATCTATCAGGGTCGTACAGAGGGCATGAACCAGTGGAAATCGGCGCATGCGGCCAACACTGAATTGCGCAGCCTCGAAGAGGCGATGAAGGGTGCAGATGTCTTCCTTGGGGTGTCTGTCAAAGGTGCCGTAACACCGGATATGGTAGCCAGCATGGCAGACAATCCGGTGATTTTTGCGATGGCGAACCCTGATCCGGAGATCACGCCGGAAGAAGCCCATGCCGTGCGCATGGATGCCATTGTGGCCACCGGGCGCTCGGATTATCCGAACCAGGTGAACAATGTGCTGGGTTTCCCGTATCTGTTCCGTGGGGCGCTGGATATCAATGCCCGCGCTATCAATGATGAAATGAAAATCGCATGTGCCCATGCCCTTGCCAATCTCGCGCGCGAAGATGTGCCGGATGAGGTTGCGGTTGCCTATGGCAAGACGCTGACCTTTGGGCGTGACTATATCATTCCCACACCGTTTGATCCGCGCCTGATCTGGCGCATTCCACCAGCGGTGGCACGGGCGGGGATGGACACAGGTGCCGCGCGCCGTCCGATCATTGATATGGACGCCTATGAGCTGAACCTGAAATCGCGGATGGATCCAACGGCAAACATCCTGCGCGGGATCAACGCACGAGCGCGGACCGCTCAGGCGCGGATGATCTTTGCCGAAGGGGATGATCCACGGGTATTGCGGGCGGCGGTCACATACCAGCGGTCGGGCCTTGGCAAGGCGCTGGTTGTGGGGCGCCCCGATGACGTCAAACAAAAGCTTGAAGACGCAGGTATGAGCGACGCTGTGCGCGAGCTAGAGGTTGTGAATGCCGCCAACACAAAGCATTTGGATACCTACAAGAATTTCCTCTATGGCCGGCTTCAACGTCGCGGCCACGACAGCAAAGATATTCACCGTCTTGCAGCGCGGGATCGTCATGTTTTTGGTGCCTTGATGTTGGCGCACGGGCATGGCGACGGTTTGGTGACGGGGGCGACCCGCAAGTCGGCACATGTGCTTGAGCGGATCAACCATGTGTTTGATGCAAACGCTAAACATGGGGCGGCGGGGATCACGGCATTGATGCACAAAGGGCGGATCGTGTTTATCGCGGATACCTTGGTGCATGAATGGCCTGATGAGAATGATCTGGCCAATATCGCCGAAAGCGGTGCGGCGGTTGCGCGTCACATGGGGCTGGAGCCGCGCGTGGCCTTTGTCAGCTTTTCGACCTTTGGATATCCGGTGTCGGAACGTGCAGAAAAAATGCATCTGGCACCGCAGGTGCTGGATGAGCGTGGCGTTAACTTCGAATATGAAGGTGAGATGACTGTCGATGTGGCGCTGAATGTTGCGGCGCAAAAGCAGTATCCGTTTTCGCGTCTGACGGGGCCTGCAAATATTCTGGTTGTACCGGCGCGGCATTCGGCAAGCATTTCGGTTAAACTCATGCAGGAAATGGCCGGTGCCACGGTGATTGGTCCGATCCTGACCGGTCTGGATAAGAGCATTCAGCTTTGCTCCACCGCAGCAACGGCAAATGACATCCTGAACATGGCGATTCTGTCGGCCTGCAAGGTCGGCGGATGA
- a CDS encoding glycosyltransferase 61 family protein, which produces MRNKIDLTLPPDRLFLNPWQDPGFRLLLEPEFHWRPIEGGQIAGFTASAHQEINKKIRQLLRRTERNRTLTTPIEFNAVPVMLDQADFRQSFVLAHDRVMLSGAAAKRVMTRFRKANARAEINANEQLAAFFETCRDGNKNREIPLYSGLLEPDTPFAVECRNTFNYFHFITESLSQLTVLDGLDFQGDIYFHFPNSEDKQRPFATTFAEALFPEFKGRIFFERVPKEYPNVVTAYELDGGYHMAPTADFEGIQEHMPDSDVWQHGVASLEAYDPLAMNLVNTNLLALRARALRAIEGLEFDHLPKRFFVGRDTRLSRERQMEGEDLLFEHLQMFGFEYVVFESLSPLEQIALMARAEMMVSYHGAGFTNMLFASPQTYVIEIGTLQTAQIRWGDFWPLANASRCRYVSFFGDYRAKNPLIEPEFSEDGIVPASLSEGAIGQVMAFIVTVLGHYPDLKDPDALGRLARELLHVGEAERAIKLLEQREELVHADSKLCLVRADCHKALEEPKSELLALDLAHKADPDRWQTLVRMIWCANHCDRPQVIRWALARLKTDFPDRHDAFVAKHDWLRFVA; this is translated from the coding sequence ATGCGCAACAAAATTGATCTTACGCTGCCACCTGACAGGTTGTTTCTGAACCCATGGCAAGACCCCGGTTTCCGGCTGTTGCTTGAGCCGGAGTTTCACTGGCGTCCAATTGAGGGGGGGCAGATTGCAGGGTTTACCGCAAGCGCACATCAGGAAATCAACAAGAAGATCCGGCAGCTCCTGCGGAGGACAGAAAGAAACCGCACCCTGACGACGCCAATCGAATTTAATGCGGTTCCGGTGATGCTGGATCAGGCTGATTTTCGTCAGTCCTTTGTGCTGGCACATGATCGCGTGATGCTTAGCGGGGCGGCGGCAAAACGGGTGATGACTCGTTTTCGTAAGGCAAATGCAAGGGCTGAAATCAACGCAAACGAACAGCTTGCCGCGTTTTTTGAAACCTGTCGGGACGGCAACAAAAATCGGGAGATACCGCTATATTCAGGCTTGTTAGAGCCTGATACTCCTTTTGCAGTAGAATGTCGAAACACGTTCAACTATTTTCATTTTATCACCGAATCCCTGTCGCAACTGACGGTTCTGGATGGGTTGGATTTTCAGGGTGATATCTACTTTCACTTCCCCAACAGTGAGGACAAGCAGCGGCCTTTCGCAACTACATTTGCCGAGGCATTGTTCCCCGAATTCAAGGGCCGGATCTTCTTTGAGCGCGTGCCAAAGGAATACCCGAATGTTGTGACCGCATATGAGTTGGACGGCGGATATCACATGGCGCCGACCGCAGACTTTGAAGGGATACAGGAACATATGCCGGACAGTGATGTCTGGCAGCACGGTGTTGCATCATTGGAAGCATATGATCCGCTGGCGATGAACCTGGTGAATACCAATCTACTGGCCCTGCGGGCCCGGGCGTTGCGCGCCATCGAAGGGCTTGAGTTTGACCATTTGCCCAAGCGGTTCTTTGTGGGCCGCGACACCCGACTAAGCCGAGAACGGCAAATGGAAGGCGAGGATTTGTTGTTTGAGCATCTTCAGATGTTCGGCTTTGAATACGTGGTCTTTGAAAGCCTGAGCCCGCTTGAACAGATCGCCTTAATGGCGCGGGCTGAGATGATGGTGTCTTATCACGGGGCAGGTTTCACCAACATGCTTTTTGCATCGCCGCAAACCTATGTGATCGAGATTGGCACATTGCAAACCGCGCAAATCCGCTGGGGCGACTTCTGGCCGTTGGCTAATGCATCGCGGTGCAGATATGTGAGTTTCTTCGGCGACTATAGGGCTAAGAACCCTCTAATAGAACCTGAATTTAGCGAAGACGGGATTGTGCCGGCCTCTCTGTCCGAGGGCGCAATTGGCCAGGTCATGGCCTTTATTGTGACAGTGCTTGGGCATTATCCAGACCTGAAAGATCCAGATGCGCTGGGCCGGCTAGCGCGTGAACTTTTGCATGTCGGTGAGGCAGAGCGGGCCATCAAGCTGCTGGAACAGCGTGAAGAGTTGGTGCACGCGGACAGCAAGCTGTGTCTGGTTCGCGCTGATTGCCATAAGGCTCTGGAGGAACCGAAATCAGAACTGCTTGCACTGGATCTGGCGCATAAGGCGGACCCTGATCGGTGGCAGACATTGGTGCGCATGATCTGGTGTGCAAACCATTGTGACCGGCCTCAGGTGATCCGCTGGGCGCTGGCCCGGCTAAAGACAGATTTCCCTGACAGGCATGACGCCTTTGTTGCAAAACACGACTGGCTGCGTTTCGTCGCATAG
- the mutS gene encoding DNA mismatch repair protein MutS: protein MMAQYLEIKAEHQGALLFYRMGDFYEMFFDDAVAAAEALDIALTKRGKHDGNDIPMCGVPHHAAEGYFLTLIRKGFRVAVCEQMESPAEAKKRGYKAVVRREVVRLVTPGTLTEDSLLEARRHNFLAAFAEVRDAQALAWVDISTGAFHVMPLPIVRLGPELARLSPSELIVSEAKEDELRDLVSDFDIALTGLARSAFDSTSAEKRICDLFSIATLDAFGNFSRAEISAMGALINYLEITQKGKLPLLRPPQKESEERSVQIDAATRRNLELTHSLNGGRAGSLLALMDRTCTAAGARLLERRISSPSRVTKTIGQRLDAVSHAFENSRLRQELRETLRKTPDLDRALSRLALDRGGPRDLAAIRNGLSEAEHLAQQLSGDLPDLISTAVKGLVGHEELVTLLDDALIAEPPLMARDGGFIASGYDSELDESRTLRDEGRSVIAQMQVKFAADTGISSLKIKHNNVLGYFIETTATHAEKMLSPPLSETFIHRQTTANQVRFTTVELSEMETKILNAGNHALEIEKRLYETLRQAILARAAEIGVTSTGIAEVDLAFALAELASVENWVRPKVDDSRAFNIEGGRHPVVERALAQQSGDPFIANHSDLTAQDGANIWLLTGPNMAGKSTFLRQNALIALMAQMGSFVPATSAHIGIVSQLFSRVGASDDLARGRSTFMVEMVETAAILNQADDRALVILDEIGRGTATYDGLSIAWATLEHLHDVNKSRALFATHYHEMTGLSAKLDGVDNATVAVKEWEGEVIFLHEVRKGAADRSYGVQVAQLAGLPDSVIARARVVLEALEKGEREGGAKQKTLIDDLPLFSAVPAPAPQPAKASAVEEQLKEISPDELTPREALDLLYKLKEAAKS, encoded by the coding sequence ATGATGGCGCAATATCTTGAGATCAAGGCGGAACATCAGGGGGCGCTGCTGTTCTACCGCATGGGCGACTTTTACGAGATGTTTTTTGACGACGCCGTAGCCGCAGCCGAAGCACTGGACATTGCCCTGACCAAACGCGGCAAACACGACGGCAACGATATTCCCATGTGTGGCGTGCCGCATCATGCCGCCGAAGGATACTTCCTGACGCTGATCCGCAAGGGGTTTCGTGTTGCTGTTTGTGAGCAAATGGAAAGCCCCGCGGAGGCCAAGAAACGCGGTTATAAAGCCGTGGTAAGACGCGAAGTGGTGCGGCTGGTTACACCCGGCACTTTGACAGAGGATTCCCTGCTTGAAGCGCGGCGTCACAACTTTCTTGCCGCCTTTGCTGAAGTGCGCGATGCACAGGCGCTGGCATGGGTCGATATTTCCACCGGGGCCTTCCATGTGATGCCGTTACCCATTGTGCGCCTGGGCCCTGAATTGGCACGTTTATCCCCTTCGGAACTCATCGTCTCCGAAGCAAAGGAGGATGAATTGCGCGATTTAGTCTCTGATTTCGACATTGCCCTAACTGGATTGGCGCGCTCTGCCTTTGACAGCACAAGCGCGGAAAAACGAATTTGTGATCTGTTCTCGATTGCCACACTTGACGCTTTTGGCAATTTTTCCCGCGCTGAAATCTCGGCGATGGGCGCGTTGATCAACTATCTTGAGATTACGCAAAAGGGAAAGCTGCCATTGCTGCGCCCCCCACAAAAAGAGAGTGAAGAGCGCAGTGTTCAGATCGATGCAGCCACCCGGCGCAATCTTGAGCTGACCCACAGTTTGAATGGTGGCAGGGCCGGATCACTTCTGGCACTGATGGACCGCACCTGTACCGCTGCAGGCGCACGCCTGTTGGAACGACGCATTTCAAGCCCCTCACGGGTCACTAAAACCATCGGGCAGCGCCTTGATGCTGTCAGCCATGCCTTTGAAAACAGTCGGCTGCGGCAAGAGCTGCGGGAAACCTTGCGCAAAACCCCAGATCTGGATCGGGCATTGTCGCGGCTGGCACTTGACCGCGGCGGTCCACGTGACCTGGCCGCCATTCGAAACGGGCTGAGCGAAGCAGAGCATTTGGCGCAGCAATTGAGCGGTGATTTGCCTGATCTGATCAGCACAGCCGTCAAAGGGTTGGTCGGCCATGAGGAATTGGTCACCCTTCTTGACGATGCCCTGATCGCAGAACCCCCGTTGATGGCACGGGATGGTGGGTTCATTGCATCGGGCTATGACAGCGAGTTGGACGAATCCCGCACTTTGCGCGATGAGGGGCGCAGCGTGATTGCGCAGATGCAGGTAAAGTTTGCCGCCGACACCGGCATTTCCTCGCTCAAGATCAAGCACAACAATGTGCTGGGTTACTTCATCGAGACAACCGCCACCCATGCGGAAAAGATGTTGTCCCCGCCCCTTTCCGAAACCTTCATTCACCGGCAAACCACTGCCAATCAGGTGCGGTTCACCACTGTTGAACTCTCTGAGATGGAAACCAAGATCTTGAATGCGGGCAATCATGCTCTTGAGATCGAAAAGCGGCTCTATGAAACGCTTAGACAGGCGATTCTGGCCCGTGCAGCAGAGATCGGCGTGACCTCCACCGGCATTGCAGAGGTTGATCTGGCCTTTGCGCTGGCGGAACTTGCAAGCGTAGAAAATTGGGTGCGTCCCAAGGTTGACGACAGCCGCGCCTTTAACATCGAAGGGGGCCGGCATCCCGTGGTCGAACGGGCCCTCGCACAGCAAAGCGGCGATCCTTTCATAGCCAACCATAGTGATCTGACAGCACAAGACGGTGCCAATATCTGGCTGCTGACCGGTCCCAACATGGCGGGTAAATCGACGTTTCTGCGGCAGAACGCCCTGATTGCGTTGATGGCCCAAATGGGCAGCTTTGTGCCTGCAACCTCGGCACATATCGGGATAGTCAGCCAATTGTTCAGCCGTGTCGGTGCCTCTGATGATCTGGCGCGGGGGCGGTCGACCTTTATGGTTGAAATGGTTGAAACCGCTGCGATCCTGAATCAGGCAGATGATCGCGCCCTGGTGATCCTGGACGAAATCGGTCGTGGCACCGCAACCTATGACGGCCTGTCGATTGCCTGGGCCACATTGGAACATCTGCATGACGTGAACAAATCCCGCGCCTTATTCGCCACACACTATCATGAAATGACGGGCCTCTCCGCCAAGCTGGACGGCGTGGACAATGCAACGGTCGCCGTGAAGGAATGGGAGGGCGAGGTTATTTTCCTGCATGAGGTTCGCAAAGGTGCCGCCGACCGGTCCTACGGGGTGCAAGTGGCACAGTTGGCCGGCCTGCCTGATAGTGTTATCGCCCGCGCCCGTGTGGTGCTGGAGGCGCTAGAGAAAGGTGAACGCGAAGGCGGTGCGAAGCAAAAGACATTGATTGATGATTTGCCCCTGTTTTCAGCCGTTCCCGCCCCAGCACCGCAACCGGCCAAAGCATCCGCCGTAGAGGAACAACTGAAAGAAATCAGCCCTGACGAGTTAACCCCGCGCGAGGCACTGGACCTCCTGTACAAACTAAAAGAAGCGGCCAAATCCTGA
- a CDS encoding nucleotide exchange factor GrpE gives MAEANENEFLDNIEEAMAEEYAAEEAEIDDEALALEELRAERDQYKDRFTRALADAENARKRSEKDRREAENYGGSKLARDMLPVYDNMKRALEAATDEQREVSGPLLEGVDLTMRELLNVFKKHGIEVISPEVGDRFDPQQHQAMFEAPVPGTKSGDIIQVAAEGFMLHDRLLRPAQVGVSSQPAS, from the coding sequence ATGGCAGAGGCGAACGAAAACGAATTCCTCGATAATATCGAAGAGGCAATGGCAGAAGAATATGCGGCCGAAGAGGCCGAGATTGATGACGAGGCACTGGCGCTGGAAGAACTGCGCGCAGAGCGCGATCAGTACAAGGACCGTTTCACGCGGGCTTTGGCGGATGCGGAAAACGCGCGTAAACGGTCAGAGAAAGACCGGCGCGAGGCGGAAAACTATGGCGGGTCGAAGCTGGCTCGTGACATGTTGCCTGTTTACGACAACATGAAACGCGCCCTTGAAGCAGCAACCGATGAACAGCGCGAAGTTTCCGGCCCCTTGTTGGAAGGTGTTGATCTGACCATGCGCGAACTGCTGAATGTGTTTAAGAAGCACGGCATCGAAGTAATCTCGCCCGAAGTTGGTGATCGCTTTGATCCGCAGCAGCATCAGGCGATGTTTGAGGCACCAGTGCCGGGCACCAAATCAGGTGATATTATTCAAGTCGCTGCCGAAGGGTTCATGTTGCACGACCGGTTGCTGCGCCCTGCGCAAGTCGGGGTCTCCTCACAGCCTGCATCGTAA
- the hrcA gene encoding heat-inducible transcriptional repressor HrcA, giving the protein MNARSREVFRRVVEGYLANGDPVGSRTLTRDFSEKVSAATIRNVMQDLEYMGVLGSPHTSAGRIPTQMGLRMFVDGMIEIGDPTETDRERIDATLGNRASDVGGLLDRVGSALSGVTQGASLVLTPKHEAPIKHIEFVSLSTDRALVVLVFSDGHVENRLFSPPVGQTPSSMREAANFLNAIVEGKTISEVQQAVTKEIAQRRQEIDVLAQQLVESGLALWTGSDESSERLIVRGRSNLLENEAEEADLERIKNLFDDLERKRDIAEFLDLAEEGQGVRIFIGSENKLFSLSGSSLVVSPYMNADRKVIGAVGVIGPTRLNYGRIVPIVNYTAQLVGKLVSDRS; this is encoded by the coding sequence ATGAACGCGCGGTCGCGCGAGGTATTTCGGCGCGTGGTCGAAGGGTATCTTGCCAATGGCGATCCGGTTGGTTCGCGGACACTGACCCGTGACTTTAGCGAAAAGGTAAGTGCTGCGACGATCCGCAATGTGATGCAGGACCTCGAATATATGGGGGTGCTGGGATCGCCCCATACCAGCGCCGGACGAATACCGACCCAGATGGGTCTGCGGATGTTTGTAGATGGGATGATCGAAATCGGTGATCCAACAGAAACAGACCGTGAAAGGATTGACGCAACCCTCGGCAACCGCGCGTCAGACGTGGGTGGGTTGCTGGACCGTGTCGGTTCTGCCTTATCGGGCGTGACGCAGGGTGCGTCGCTGGTGCTGACGCCGAAACATGAGGCGCCGATAAAACATATCGAGTTTGTTTCACTTTCGACCGATCGGGCCTTGGTCGTTCTGGTGTTTTCGGACGGGCATGTCGAAAACCGCTTGTTCTCACCCCCGGTTGGCCAGACTCCCAGCTCCATGCGGGAGGCGGCTAATTTCCTTAATGCGATTGTTGAAGGCAAAACCATCAGCGAAGTGCAGCAGGCGGTAACCAAAGAAATCGCGCAGCGCCGTCAGGAGATTGATGTGTTGGCGCAGCAATTGGTCGAAAGCGGTCTGGCGCTTTGGACGGGAAGCGACGAAAGTTCCGAACGGTTGATTGTTCGGGGGCGGTCGAACTTGTTGGAGAACGAGGCCGAAGAGGCGGATCTGGAGCGGATCAAGAACCTGTTTGACGATCTGGAACGCAAACGTGATATCGCCGAATTCCTTGATCTGGCTGAGGAAGGTCAGGGTGTGCGCATTTTTATTGGCTCAGAGAACAAACTTTTCTCACTTTCGGGTTCCTCTCTGGTGGTTTCCCCTTATATGAACGCTGACCGTAAGGTGATTGGCGCGGTCGGGGTGATTGGCCCCACGCGTTTGAACTATGGGCGCATTGTCCCAATTGTGAATTATACGGCGCAGCTTGTCGGCAAGCTGGTGTCCGACCGCAGCTAG